The genomic segment TTCATGACTGTGGGCCACAGCGCGTTTCACCAGGGCCACGGCATCGTCCACATCAAAGGGCTTGGGCAGGTATTCGAAGGCACCGGTCTGATAACTGGTAACCGCACTTTCCAGGTCCGAATGGGCGGTCATGATGATCACCGGCACATCCGGATGCTTGTCGACAATCTGTGAAAGCAGGGTGATGCCGTCTACTCCGGGCATGCGGATATCGCTGACGATGGCATCGGGCTGTTCGTGTTCCAGTCGCATCATGATGCTTTCGCCGCTGTCGAAAACCCGCGGCTGCATACCGGCCTGGTTGAGGGCGCGTTCCAGCACCCAGCGAATGCTCTTGTCGTCGTCGATAATCCAGACGTTTGCCGGTTGGCTCATTGGTTGTCCTCCAGAGGCAGGAAGATAATGAAATCGGTTCTTCCGGGCTCGCTCTCACACTCCACCAGCCCTCGGTGCTGGCCGATGATGCTTTGGGTAATGGATAGGCCAAGGCCGGTTCCTGAGGCCCGGCCACTGATCATGGGGTAAAAGATGTTCTGCAGAAGATCCGCTGGAATACCCGGGCCGTTATCGATGATGTCGGCCCGGCACACCAGCCGGTGACGACGATGGCCTATGGTGAACTGGCGCAGCGCACGGGTACGGAAAGTGATGGTCGGCGGTACATCGGAAGGACTTGCACCTTCGTTCTCGAAGGCCGCCTCCATGGCGTTACGCGCGATGTTCAGGAATGCCTGGATCAGTTGTTCTTTGTCTCCGGGGAACTCGGGAATGCTGGGGTCGTAATCCCGTTTCAGCCGGACCCGGCCCCTGCTTTCGGCTTCCACCAGGGTACGTACCCGCTCCAGAACCTCGTGGATGTTGGTGGGCGCGATTTTCAGTGCCTTGTTGGGGCCGAGCATACGATCGACCAGGCTGCGCAGGCGGTCTGCTTCGTCAATGATTACCCGGGTGTATTCGCGCTGGTCTTCATCGTTCAGCTCCCGGTCAAGCAGTTGAGCCGCGCCACGAATGCCGCCCAATGGGTTCTTGATTTCGTGGGCCATGCCGCGAACCAGGATCCGGGTGGTCTCCTGTTGGGAGATAATGTCTTCTTCGCGGCTGATGCGCATCAGCCGGTCCCGGGGCTGGATCTCGATCAACAGCTCCATGGGTTCAAGGCTGATGGGTGTCACCGAATAGTCCACCGTCAGCCTTGAGCCGCTCAGTAAAGCGAATTCTGCTTCTCGCCGGGTGTAGGATTGGCCATTGCCTGCTGCCGCATACAGGGTTTTCAGAGCGTCCGCAGAATCGAGCAGAACGTCTTTCAGGGGCAGGCCCTGGCTACGGGTCATGCTGGTTTCAAAAAGACTTTCGGCGGCGGGGTTCAGGTAACGGATGGTCAGGTCGTTTCCCAGCACCAGAACGGCCGTGGTCAGGCTGTCCAGAATGCTCTTATAACCGCTTCCCAGCGAGATGGATGGTTGGAACGACATGCTTGGTTTCCGTTTTAAACTCATAGTAGTTACCCCGGTTTTGCAAAAAACGAACCAGTTTTGCCTGCTGAGATAAGATGATGGTCTAAGTACGGGCACAGCAGGGCCCGGAGGGCATCCGGGTGCTGTAGGTTGGTGCAGATGGGGAGCTTGTCGCTACAGGCAGCCGGGGTTTTGCCCCTTCGCTGCCCAAAGTATGGCTTTATCGTGGTGCGGTTGCACTAAAGTGGTGCGCAAATATCAGTTCAGGCGCGAAGGTCGGTGAATGGTAAAGGTGATTGGCTGGCCGCTTTTCACCTGTATGCCTTCGCGATCCACGATGTGAACGCCCGCCTGATGGGTGCCCCGGTCAATATTGCGGACGGTGATGGAGCCTGAAGTGCTTTGGCCAACTGGCTGGCCGTCCAGGGTAACCTCATAGCGATGACCGCGCCGCAGGCTCGGGGTGCTGCGCACTTCAAAGGTGACGTCGCCGTTGCCACTGTGGAAGGCCTGATCGTTCTCAGGGGAGATCAGGGAAAGGCTCTCATAGGCTGCACCTTCGCGCTCCACTTCCTCAAGCAACTGTTCGGTTTCTCTCACCGCGTCAGGCTTTGGCAGTGTGATGGTGGTTACCGGTTTAACCTCGATTTCTTCCCCGCCCTGCATGGGCTCGTCCGAGAAGGTTACATTGCCCTGGGCATCCACATGGCGGTAAACCTCTGCGTGGGCGGATGCGGTGGCCAGCAGTAACAAGCCGGTTGCGAGCGTGAGCGGTGCTTTCATGACAATAACCTGCGGTAGTGAACTGTCTCGATTATCGGCGGCGGGTGCAGGCATTTCAACGCCGGAGGGCGATCCCTTGGTTACATATCGTTAAGGGCGCGGGGTGTTTGGCGGGATTTGAGAAAAACGGCACAAAAAAAGCCCCGCACGGGGCGGGGCTTTCAGGCTTAAATGCTCTGCACCTTATTGGTGCAGTGCATTAGCAGGAGTAGTAAAGCTGGAACTCAACCGGGTGAGTGGTCATGTTCAGCTTCTCAACTTCACCGCGTTTCAGGTCAATGTAGCCTGCGATCATGTCTTCGGTGAACACGCCGCCACGGGTCAGGAACTCGTGGTCTGCTTCCAGGCAGTCCAGCGCTTCAGACAGTGTTTCGGCAACCTTCGGAATGTTCAGAGCCTCTTCCTTCGGCAGGTCATACAGATCCTTGTCCATGGCATCGCCAGGGTGGATCTTGTTCTGGATGCCGTCCAGGCCGGCCATCATCAGCGCAGCGAAGGCCAGGTACGGGTTGGCTGCCGGGTCCGGGAAGCGCACTTCGATACGACGTGCTTTCGGGCTGTTTACGTACGGAATACGGATGGACGCGGAACGGTTACGCGCAGAGTAGGCCAGCATAACCGGAGCTTCGAAGCCCGGAACCAGACGCTTGTAGCTGTTGGTGGCCGGGTTGGTGAAGGCGTTGATGGCCTTGGCATGCTTGATCACACCACCAATGTAGTACAGGGCGGCTTCGCTCAGACCCGCATAGCTGTCGCCGGCGAACAGGTTCTTGCCGTCTTTGCTCAGGGACATGTGTACGTGCATACCGGAACCGTTGTCACCAACCACCGGCTTGGGCATGAAGGTGGCGGTTTTGCCGTAGGCGTGGGCCACGTTGTGTACGCAGTACTTCAGGATCTGAACTTCGTCAGCCTTGCGGGTCAGGGTGTTGGCGCCTACGCCGATTTCACACTGGCCAGCGGTACCCACTTCGTGGTGGTGTACTTCAATTTCCAGTCCCATGGACTCCATGGCGGCACACATGGCACCACGCAGGTCGTGCAGGCTGTCGACCGGCGGAACCGGGAAGTAGCCGCCTTTCACGCCTGGGCGGTGGCCGATGTTGTTGCGATCGAAGTCTTCGCCGGAAACCCAGGCCGCTTCTTCGGAGTGGATGTGGTAAGACGCACCTTGCATGTCCACATTCCATTTAACGGAGTCGAACACGAAGAACTCGGGCTCCGGGCCAAACAGCGCGCCATCGGCGATGCCGGTGGACTTCAGGTATTCTTCGGCACGACGGGCAACAGAGCGGGGATCGCGCTCATAACCCTGCATGGTAGACGGCTCTACAATGTTGCAGGTGATGTTGACAGTGGTTTCTTCGGTGAACGGATCCAGTACGGCGGTCTCGTCGTCCGGCATCAGGATCATGTCGGATTCGTTGATACCTTTCCAGCCAGCAATAGAGGAGCCGTCAAACATTTTGCCGTCAGCAAAGAAATCTTCATCGGCTTCGGTGGCGGGCAGGGTGACGTGCTGCTCTTTTCCGCGGCTGTCGGTGAAGCGCAGGTCAATCCATTTCACTTCGTGTTCTTTGATCAAATCAATCGTCTTGGACATTGTGCATGCTCCGTAGTGATGTCGTGTTCGTTATGCCGGATCGTTCAGCGGGCTGAAGCCCGATCTTTTTCAGGTCAGGGCAGCTTAACAGAAGCTGTTGGCTCTTACCTTTCAATTACGGCTGCACAAGTATAAGCAAGGGGCTTGCCAGTTTTTCGGTTTTGCGCCAGAACAGCGCAGCGGCAAGGCTTTGGGGCGATTCTGGCGCACCGGAGTGCAGCTTACAGGCATTGGTTGCACTGAATGTGTGCACTTTATTGGTGCATTGATTCTTATCCTGCCTGATAACGGTGCATTAGCCGATTGGTTACATATTAGGCACTATTCTTCATATTATCGACATGGACTTTTCTATATACTGCTCGCCGCTAAATTCTGCAGGATACCCGTTGTGATTGATAAGCTTAGAAACGTTGCCATTATTGCCCACGTTGACCACGGTAAAACCACCCTGGTTGACCAATTGTTGCGCCAGTCTGGAACTTTGGACCGTAAAGAGCTCGAAAACGAGCGCGTTATGGACTCCAACGACCAGGAAAAAGAGCGTGGCATCACCATTCTGGCGAAGAATACCGCGCTGAAATGGAAAGACTACGACATCAACATCGTGGACACCCCGGGGCACGCGGATTTTGGTGGCGAAGTTGAGCGAGTCATGAGCATGGTAGACAGTGTGCTGTTGGTGGTGGATTCCATTGATGGCCCGATGCCGCAGACCCGTTTTGTAACCCAGAAGGCGTTTGCCGCTGGCCTGCGCCCGATCGTGGTGGTTAACAAGATTGACCGCCCCGGCGCGCGCCCGGACTGGGTGGTGGATCAGGTATTTGACCTGTTCGATAACCTTGGTGCCACCGACGAGCAGTTGGACTTCCCGATTGTTTACGCCAGTGCCCTGAACGGCATTGCCGGCATGGAGCATGAAAACCTGGACGACAACATGGATGCCGTATTCCAGGCGATTGTCGACCATGTGCCCGCGCCTTCCGTAGATCTGGACGGCCCGTTCCAGATGCAGATTTCCCAGTTGGACTACAACAGCTTCCTGGGCGTGATCGGTATCGGCCGCATTATGCGTGGCAAGGTCAGAACCAACACTCCGGTGGTGGCTGTTGGTGCCGATGGCAAGAAGCGTAATGGTCGTATCCTGAAAATCATGGGCCACTCCGGTCTGCAGCGTGTGGAAGTTGAAGAAGCGCAGGCTGGCGACATTGTGTGCGTGAGTGGTCTGGATCAGCTGTACATCTCTGATACCTTATGCGATCCCGCCAATGTTGAGGCACTGCCGGCGCTGACCGTTGACGAACCCACGGTATCCATGACCTTCCAGGTCAACGATTCACCGTTTGCTGGCAAAGAAGGCAAGTACGTGACCAGCCGTAACATCAAGGAACGTCTGGAAAAAGAACTGCTGCACAACGTGGCGCTGCGGGTAGAAGAAGGGGACTCTGCCGACAAGTTCAAGGTCTCCGGCCGGGGTGAGCTGCACCTGTCCGTATTGATCGAGAACATGCGCCGTGAGAACTTCGAGTTGGCCGTGGGCCGCCCGGAGGTTGTGATCAAGGAGATCGATGGCGTCAAGCAAGAGCCTTACGAGAACGTGATCATTGACATTGAAGAGCAGCACCAGGGTTCCATTATGGAACAGATGGGACTGCGCAAGGGCGACATGACCAACATGATCCCGGATGGCAAGGGTCGTATCCGCCTGGAATACACCATTCCCGCCCGTGGCCTGATTGGTTTCCGGAATACCTTCCTGACCATGACATCAGGCACCGGCATTCTGACGTCTACCTTCAGCCATTATGGCCCGGTGAAGATGGGTGATGTAACCAGCCGCCAGAACGGTGTCATCGTTTCCATGGCGACCGGCACAGCGCTGACCTACTCGCTGGAAACCCTGCAGAGCCGTGGCAAACTGTTCCTCGACCCGGGCCAGGAGATCTATGAAGGCCAGCTGTGTGGTATTCACAGTCGCGACAACGACCTGGTGGTTAACCCTACCAAGGGCAAGAAGCTGGACAACATGCGTGCTTCCGGTAAAGACGAAGTGATCGGCCTGGTGCCGCCCATCAAGTTCACCCTGGAGCAGGCGCTGGAGTTCATTGATGACGACGAACTGGTAGAGGTAACGCCCAAGTCGATCCGTCTGCGCAAGAAACTGCTGACCGAGAACGAGCGTAAGCGCGCCGGTAAGAAGTAAGATTAGTATTGAATGGCCAGGGACGGCCATTGCTTTCTCCCCTTAAATCTCAGCTAGACTACCGTTATCCCTAAACGGAGTTCGTCATGCTGAGCCTGTATCCTGAAATCCAGCCCTACGCTCGTCACCACCTCGCGGTGGAAGAGCCTCATGAGCTTTACCTGGAGGAGTCCGGCAATCCGGAGGGTATTCCTGTGTTAGTGGTCCATGGGGGCCCGGGTGGTGGCTGTGAGGATAATCACCGGCGATATTTTGATGCTGAACGCTTCCGGATCATTCTGATGGACCAGCGCGGGGCAGGGCGATCCACGCCGCTTGCGGAACTGGAAGGCAATAGCACAGACAAGCTGGTGGACGACATGGAAACCGTTCGCCAGTTTCTGGGCATTGATCGCTGGCTGCTGTTTGGCGGCAGCTGGGGCTCCACCCTCAGCCTGGTGTATGCTCAGGCCTACCCGGAGCGGGTCACCGGGCTGGTACTCCGTGGCATTTTTCTGTGCCGGCCCAAGGATATCCATTGGTTCTATCAGGAAGGCGCCAGCCGAGTGTTTCCGGACTACTGGCAGGATTTCGTGTCACCCATCCCGGAAGTGGAGCGTGATGATCTGGTGCCGGCCTATTACCGCAGGCTTACCAGCCCCAACGAGCTTGAGCAGATTCAGGCGGCCAAGGCCTGGTCAGTCTGGGAAGGGCGTTGCGCCACCTTGCATCCCAATCCTCGGGTTGTTGAACGCTTCGCGCACCCACATGTTGCGATTGCTCTGGCAAGGATTGAATGCCATTACTTTGTGAACCAGGCGTTTTTAACGCCGGACCAGATCGTGCGAAATGCCGCGCGGCTTTCCGGAATACCCGGTGTGATCGTCCATGGCCGCTACGATATGGTGTGTCCGCTGGATAACGCCCTGGCGCTCAGTCTGGCCTGGCCAGAAGCAGACCTGCGTATTATCCGCGATGCGGGGCATTCCGCGTCTGAACCTGCCATTGTCGATGCACTGATTCGGGCCGTTGAGGATGTGGTGTCACAAACTGACTCGCCCGCCGGGTGACTGGATTATCTTTTCTTGATCTGAGGGGTTGCGGCCGGTGTTGCGCGCCGATACACTCTCGACGTTTCTGATTTTTAACCCTCGAAGTTGTTGCTCAAGGGATTGAATGAAAGGGCTTATCCAGCGAGTATCGGAAGCTAGTGTGACGGTTGATGGCCGCGAAATTGCCAGCATTGGCAAAGGGCTTCTGTTGCTGCTGGGCGTTGAAAGGGACGACTCACCCAGTGAGGCAAAGGAACTGTGCCGAAAAATTCTCTCATACCGGGTTTTTCCCGACGAGCAGGGCCGTATGAACGTTAATGTTCAAGACGCCGGCGGCTCCATCCTTGTTGTTCCCCAGTTTACGCTTGCTGCCGATACCAGTTCAGGTACCCGGCCGGGTTTTTCCCTGGCCGCTGCACCAGAACTGGCGAATTCGTTGTATCACGACTTCCTGAACATTACCCGTAATCAAATGGGGCGCGAGCGTGTAGAAGGTGGAGAGTTCGGTGCAGATATGAAAGTGGCTCTGCTCAATGACGGGCCGGTCACTTTCTTGTTGGAGGTCTCGCGCAAACATTAATGCCCCGAAATGTTGCGCGCCCCATCTATGTGCGCGTTTCTGGTGCTGCGTTGTCGGGCGTATGATCTAAGGAGATGTTGTAATGCAGTGTGGTTCAAGTTAACGGTATGTTTTAAATGATAAAAAGCTATTTTGGCCTCGAATTTGGACAGTTTGCATGTTGGGAGTTGGATAGCTTTCAAGCATAAAGGGTTGCCTTGTAGGCACCAAAAAGGCTAAAAACCGGTTGTTAAAAATTTGCAAAAATACATCCTTTGTATTAAAAAAAGGACCATCACTAAGAGCTTTAAGAAAAGCTGTTAAGTGGTTGAGATGTAAGGCTCAGCTTGACGGCTTGAGTCATATAAAAAGAAAAAATGTCGTGTCCCGCAGGATATAAATGGGAGGCGATCAGGAGTCCGGCAAGCGCAGCTCCGGCTGTTTTTGCCAGCAAAAATCGGGATTTAGAACCCGTCGAAAACCTGAGTTAACTCAAAAAGGAAGACGCAACATGAAAAAAACTATCCTTGCTTCTGCTATCGCAGCTGCAACCTTCTCTGGCGCTGCTCTGGCACAGGAAAGCAACCTGCCGACCGTATACGGTAACATTCAGTATGTTCTGAACCACGACAATGTTGACGGTGGCGGTTCTTCTGTTGAGCATCGCGACAACGGTTCGACGCTCGGTGTGATGCATGACCATGAAATCGCTCCTGGTCTGACTGGTTTCTTCAAGGTCGAAATCGACCGTCTTGGCGCTGACGACATCAATAGTGCGAACGATCCAGAAGGTCGTTTCCGTATTGATGAAGCGTACATCGGTGTTAAGGGTGAGAACTTCGGCCAGCTCTGGGTTGGTACCGACGACACAATTTACGAGCTAGCCGTAACAGAGATTTCAGAATTTTACGAAGTCGCACTGCTGAACCAGGCGGTGAGTTATGACACAGGCGAGGGTGACATGGTTCAATACCTGTCTCCTAATTTCGGTGGATTGACTATCGGCGCCGCTGTCCAGGTCAACGGTGACGATGAGTTTGGCAAGAAGTCTTACCCATGGCAGCTGGCTGCTATGTACGAGGTTGATGCCCTTGAGCTGGCGTTCGCTGTTGACTCAAACGACGGTGGCCGCGCTTATAATCGCATAAGCACCGTTCCCAGCGAAAACAATGAGAACACCTACGGTGTGCGCGCCAGCTACAACCTAGACAACCTGCGTCTGACCGGCGAATTCCACACCCGTAAAGATGTGTCCGACACCTTTGGTGTGATGGGTATTTATACTCTAGGCAAGAACCAGTTTGCTTTGTCTTATGAGCTGACTCAGTACGACGACAATTTCAGCGACGCGCAGTTTGCTGACAAAGACATCGACACTGTGACACTACAAGCGCTGCACAACCTGTCTGACCACATGTATGTCTACTTCGAGG from the Marinobacter sp. LQ44 genome contains:
- a CDS encoding DUF4124 domain-containing protein gives rise to the protein MKAPLTLATGLLLLATASAHAEVYRHVDAQGNVTFSDEPMQGGEEIEVKPVTTITLPKPDAVRETEQLLEEVEREGAAYESLSLISPENDQAFHSGNGDVTFEVRSTPSLRRGHRYEVTLDGQPVGQSTSGSITVRNIDRGTHQAGVHIVDREGIQVKSGQPITFTIHRPSRLN
- the glnL gene encoding nitrogen regulation protein NR(II), whose protein sequence is MSFQPSISLGSGYKSILDSLTTAVLVLGNDLTIRYLNPAAESLFETSMTRSQGLPLKDVLLDSADALKTLYAAAGNGQSYTRREAEFALLSGSRLTVDYSVTPISLEPMELLIEIQPRDRLMRISREEDIISQQETTRILVRGMAHEIKNPLGGIRGAAQLLDRELNDEDQREYTRVIIDEADRLRSLVDRMLGPNKALKIAPTNIHEVLERVRTLVEAESRGRVRLKRDYDPSIPEFPGDKEQLIQAFLNIARNAMEAAFENEGASPSDVPPTITFRTRALRQFTIGHRRHRLVCRADIIDNGPGIPADLLQNIFYPMISGRASGTGLGLSITQSIIGQHRGLVECESEPGRTDFIIFLPLEDNQ
- the pip gene encoding prolyl aminopeptidase, whose amino-acid sequence is MLSLYPEIQPYARHHLAVEEPHELYLEESGNPEGIPVLVVHGGPGGGCEDNHRRYFDAERFRIILMDQRGAGRSTPLAELEGNSTDKLVDDMETVRQFLGIDRWLLFGGSWGSTLSLVYAQAYPERVTGLVLRGIFLCRPKDIHWFYQEGASRVFPDYWQDFVSPIPEVERDDLVPAYYRRLTSPNELEQIQAAKAWSVWEGRCATLHPNPRVVERFAHPHVAIALARIECHYFVNQAFLTPDQIVRNAARLSGIPGVIVHGRYDMVCPLDNALALSLAWPEADLRIIRDAGHSASEPAIVDALIRAVEDVVSQTDSPAG
- the glnA gene encoding glutamate--ammonia ligase; this encodes MSKTIDLIKEHEVKWIDLRFTDSRGKEQHVTLPATEADEDFFADGKMFDGSSIAGWKGINESDMILMPDDETAVLDPFTEETTVNITCNIVEPSTMQGYERDPRSVARRAEEYLKSTGIADGALFGPEPEFFVFDSVKWNVDMQGASYHIHSEEAAWVSGEDFDRNNIGHRPGVKGGYFPVPPVDSLHDLRGAMCAAMESMGLEIEVHHHEVGTAGQCEIGVGANTLTRKADEVQILKYCVHNVAHAYGKTATFMPKPVVGDNGSGMHVHMSLSKDGKNLFAGDSYAGLSEAALYYIGGVIKHAKAINAFTNPATNSYKRLVPGFEAPVMLAYSARNRSASIRIPYVNSPKARRIEVRFPDPAANPYLAFAALMMAGLDGIQNKIHPGDAMDKDLYDLPKEEALNIPKVAETLSEALDCLEADHEFLTRGGVFTEDMIAGYIDLKRGEVEKLNMTTHPVEFQLYYSC
- the dtd gene encoding D-aminoacyl-tRNA deacylase yields the protein MKGLIQRVSEASVTVDGREIASIGKGLLLLLGVERDDSPSEAKELCRKILSYRVFPDEQGRMNVNVQDAGGSILVVPQFTLAADTSSGTRPGFSLAAAPELANSLYHDFLNITRNQMGRERVEGGEFGADMKVALLNDGPVTFLLEVSRKH
- a CDS encoding porin, which gives rise to MKKTILASAIAAATFSGAALAQESNLPTVYGNIQYVLNHDNVDGGGSSVEHRDNGSTLGVMHDHEIAPGLTGFFKVEIDRLGADDINSANDPEGRFRIDEAYIGVKGENFGQLWVGTDDTIYELAVTEISEFYEVALLNQAVSYDTGEGDMVQYLSPNFGGLTIGAAVQVNGDDEFGKKSYPWQLAAMYEVDALELAFAVDSNDGGRAYNRISTVPSENNENTYGVRASYNLDNLRLTGEFHTRKDVSDTFGVMGIYTLGKNQFALSYELTQYDDNFSDAQFADKDIDTVTLQALHNLSDHMYVYFEGYLGGGDDGVYGVANKSERSLASVGAVYYF
- the typA gene encoding translational GTPase TypA encodes the protein MIDKLRNVAIIAHVDHGKTTLVDQLLRQSGTLDRKELENERVMDSNDQEKERGITILAKNTALKWKDYDINIVDTPGHADFGGEVERVMSMVDSVLLVVDSIDGPMPQTRFVTQKAFAAGLRPIVVVNKIDRPGARPDWVVDQVFDLFDNLGATDEQLDFPIVYASALNGIAGMEHENLDDNMDAVFQAIVDHVPAPSVDLDGPFQMQISQLDYNSFLGVIGIGRIMRGKVRTNTPVVAVGADGKKRNGRILKIMGHSGLQRVEVEEAQAGDIVCVSGLDQLYISDTLCDPANVEALPALTVDEPTVSMTFQVNDSPFAGKEGKYVTSRNIKERLEKELLHNVALRVEEGDSADKFKVSGRGELHLSVLIENMRRENFELAVGRPEVVIKEIDGVKQEPYENVIIDIEEQHQGSIMEQMGLRKGDMTNMIPDGKGRIRLEYTIPARGLIGFRNTFLTMTSGTGILTSTFSHYGPVKMGDVTSRQNGVIVSMATGTALTYSLETLQSRGKLFLDPGQEIYEGQLCGIHSRDNDLVVNPTKGKKLDNMRASGKDEVIGLVPPIKFTLEQALEFIDDDELVEVTPKSIRLRKKLLTENERKRAGKK